One Punica granatum isolate Tunisia-2019 chromosome 3, ASM765513v2, whole genome shotgun sequence genomic window carries:
- the LOC116198972 gene encoding uncharacterized protein LOC116198972 isoform X2, giving the protein MNYLDLTLLTKRARISLFGSLLSGFLPLSLWSHRKSAMTVAPLMLRSLIRLMATLLGQPVAAITTILYYGELLPENSVLVRMVRHDFLDRDNHLFHFLINFLRCF; this is encoded by the exons ATGAATTACCTTGACCTTACCTTATTAACAAAACGCGCCAGAATCTCCCTCTTTGGCAGTCTCTtatccggctttcttcctctCAGCCTCTGGTCTCATCGGAAATCGGCCATG ACGGTGGCACCATTGATGCTCCGGTCACTGATCCGGCTAATGGCGACACTGCTAGGGCAACCAGTGGCCGCCATCACGACGATTCTCTACTACGGGGAGCTGCTGCCAGAGAACAGCGTGCTGGTGAGAATGGTCCGACACGACTTCCTCGACCGCGATAACCACCTCTTCCACTTCCTCATCAATTTCCTCAGATGCTTTTG A
- the LOC116198972 gene encoding uncharacterized protein LOC116198972 isoform X1 translates to MNYLDLTLLTKRARISLFGSLLSGFLPLSLWSHRKSAMTVAPLMLRSLIRLMATLLGQPVAAITTILYYGELLPENSVLVRMVRHDFLDRDNHLFHFLINFLRCFW, encoded by the exons ATGAATTACCTTGACCTTACCTTATTAACAAAACGCGCCAGAATCTCCCTCTTTGGCAGTCTCTtatccggctttcttcctctCAGCCTCTGGTCTCATCGGAAATCGGCCATG ACGGTGGCACCATTGATGCTCCGGTCACTGATCCGGCTAATGGCGACACTGCTAGGGCAACCAGTGGCCGCCATCACGACGATTCTCTACTACGGGGAGCTGCTGCCAGAGAACAGCGTGCTGGTGAGAATGGTCCGACACGACTTCCTCGACCGCGATAACCACCTCTTCCACTTCCTCATCAATTTCCTCAGATGCTTTTGGTAA
- the LOC116201955 gene encoding G-type lectin S-receptor-like serine/threonine-protein kinase CES101 — MAKVGSLQALVLLVPCLLTACLGEIMFQLMQGQQLRDWEHLLSPRGTFKLGFFNPTSSSYRYLGIWYSKLPHNPEAIWVANPTNPILNSSGVLNLDADGRLKITQNGGQTFVVSSNPPGQGNVTVNLLENGNLVLAEVGSGGSTGRVLWQSFDYPSNQLLPGMKLGLDPKTGRNWTLTSWLSDKDPAPGAFRLGVDPGGTNQLVVWQRDKIYWTSGAWQDGKFQMASELTFKGDLYEFTFVSNEDEKYFSFTTKNNLTISRWEINLWGQLVQSILASDGTTWRYSTTSSCGSNGNYSNAICIDQKPSQCRNNSELFVPQRGYYNRGDLLYSDHNSRLTLSDCHSICWSNCSCVAFGTLFTDGTGCQFWSEGGNFVANDNFDVLYVLTLTNSQDRATDGSSHTGTKKRWWVWLILVAVSGSAVILLGCFLYSRRRTRKHVQQTGQSADTPSNSLLEFKQQFLPSHRLTNTSETIKRGNKKGGEFQLYQFSQVEAATDCFSPDNKLGEGGFGPVYQGILDGQQIAVKRLARNSGQGLEEFMNEITLIAELQHTNLVKLLGCCVQGEEKMLIYEYMPNKSLDSFLFDEVKRKELDWERRRAIIEGIAQGLLYLHKYSRLKVIHRDLKASNILLDNDMNPKISDFGMARIFGQNESKANTNRIMGTYGYMSPEYAMKGIFSVKSDVFSFGVLMLEIISGRKNNAFTASSAPLGLIEQAWELWNQGEILELVDATLGSSCPRNELLRAIHVGLLCVQESPGDRPTMSEVISLLVNENAVVPDPKQPAYCISKSANGESSSGPDAQSVNYVSITVMEAR, encoded by the exons ATGGCCAAAGTAGGGAGCCTGCAGGCTCTTGTCCTCCTCGTCCCGTGTCTGCTCACTGCTTGCCTTGGGGAGATAATGTTCCAGCTCATGCAGGGCCAGCAGCTGAGGGACTGGGAGCACTTGCTCTCCCCTAGGGGCACCTTCAAGCTCGGGTTCTTCAACCCGACCTCCTCGAGCTACCGCTACCTCGGGATATGGTACAGCAAGCTTCCCCACAACCCTGAGGCCATCTGGGTTGCTAACCCGACCAACCCGATCCTCAACTCCTCTGGGGTCCTAAACCTGGATGCCGATGGACGGCTTAAGATCACTCAGAATGGAGGCCAGACTTTCGTGGTGAGCTCCAACCCGCCGGGGCAGGGCAACGTGACTGTGAACCTGCTCGAGAACGGAAACCTTGTCCTCGCGGAGGTCGGTTCCGGTGGGTCCACGGGCCGGGTCCTGTGGCAGAGCTTTGACTACCCGTCGAACCAGTTACTCCCGGGTATGAAGTTGGGCCTTGACCCGAAGACAGGCCGGAACTGGACCCTGACCTCGTGGCTCAGCGACAAGGACCCGGCCCCGGGAGCGTTCAGGCTCGGGGTGGACCCTGGCGGTACCAACCAGCTCGTCGTGTGGCAGCGGGACAAGATATATTGGACTAGTGGGGCTTGGCAAGATGGAAAGTTTCAGATGGCAAGTGAACTGACTTTTAAAGGGGACTTGTATGAGTTCACGTTTGTGTCAAACGAAGATGAGAAGTACTTCTCTTTCACCACCAAGAACAACTTGACTATTTCGCGGTGGGAGATCAACCTATGGGGCCAACTCGTGCAATCGATCTTGGCCTCAGACGGGACTACTTGGCGGTATTCGACCACGAGCTCCTGTGGTTCAAACGGGAACTACTCTAATGCTATCTGCATCGATCAGAAGCCGTCCCAGTGCAGGAACAATTCGGAGCTCTTCGTCCCACAGAGAGGATATTATAATAGAGGCGACTTGCTTTATTCGGATCATAACTCGAGGTTGACTCTCAGTGATTGTCACTCCATATGCTGGAGCAATTGCTCCTGCGTGGCCTTCGGGACTCTCTTCACTGATGGGACGGGTTGCCAGTTTTGGAGTGAGGGTGGGAATTTCGTGGCAAATGACAACTTTGATGTTCTCTATGTGCTCACACTTACAAACAGTCAAG ATCGAGCAACAGATGGAAGTTCGCATACGGGAACCAAGAAACGGTGGTGGGTATGGCTCATTCTAGTCGCTGTCTCGGGTTCGGCTGTGATTCTGTTGGGCTGCTTTTTGTACTCGAGGAGGAGAACCCGAAAACATGTACAACAAACAG GACAGTCAGCAGACACTCCAAGCAATTCATTGCTGGAGTTCAAGCAGCAATTCCTACCTTCCCATCGGCTCACCAACACCTCAGAGACGATCAAACGGGGCAACAAGAAGGGCGGTGAGTTTCAGCTGTACCAGTTTTCTCAGGTTGAGGCCGCGACAGATTGCTTCTCCCCTGATAACAAGCTCGGGGAAGGAGGTTTCGGTCCCGTTTACCAG GGAATTTTGGACGGTCAACAAATTGCGGTGAAGAGGCTGGCTAGGAATTCGGGGCAAGGGCTCGAGGAGTTCATGAACGAGATTACGTTGATTGCAGAGCTCCAGCACACGAATCTGGTGAAGCTCTTAGGTTGCTGCGTACAAGGAGAGGAGAAGATGCTAATCTACGAGTATATGCCCAATAAGAGCTTAGACTCGTTTCTCTTTG ATGAAGTGAAGAGGAAAGAACTCGACTGGGAAAGACGACGTGCGATAATTGAAGGAATTGCACAAGGGCTTCTCTATCTGCACAAGTACTCGAGACTGAAGGTGATACACCGGGACCTGAAAGCAAGCAACATTTTGCTGGACAATGATATGAACCCGAAGATATCCGATTTTGGGATGGCAAGGATCTTTGGGCAGAACGAGTCCAAGGCAAACACGAACAGAATCATGGGAACATA TGGTTACATGTCACCGGAATATGCAATGAAGGGGATTTTCTCGGTGAAGTCGGATGTCTTTAGCTTTGGAGTGCTGATGCTGGAGATCATTAGTGGGAGGAAGAACAATGCCTTCACGGCTTCATCCGCCCCGCTAGGCCTCATTGAGCAG GCATGGGAACTGTGGAACCAGGGAGAGATCTTGGAGCTAGTTGACGCGACCCTCGGCTCATCATGTCCCAGGAACGAGCTGCTCAGAGCTATTCATGTCGGCCTCCTTTGTGTCCAGGAGTCTCCCGGTGACAGGCCTACAATGTCTGAGGTTATATCCCTTCTCGTGAATGAGAATGCAGTCGTCCCCGATCCCAAACAACCGGCTTATTGCATCAGTAAGAGTGCGAACGGAGAGTCTTCTAGTGGACCAGATGCTCAGTCAGTGAACTATGTTTCCATAACAGTGATGGAAGCTAGATAG
- the LOC116201956 gene encoding uncharacterized protein LOC116201956: MAYSLCLSLSSSPRALPVASASPSLASPSSSSSSSSPDAGRFSCCSGCSLASSSGHPLRSAQSNRTTRALRSCNYSRSKVVCMAPEEEKLTRRNPLDFPIEWDRPKPGRRPDIFPQFSPMKTPLPPPLPYDPPEEDEEEEEKKGEEEEEDPEKEEPEKPEKQ; encoded by the exons ATGGCGTATTCGCTTTGCCTCTCCCTATCATCCTCCCCGAGAGCCCTGCCAGTGGCCTCTGCATCCCCTTCTCTCgcttctccttcttcctcctcctcctcctcctcaccGGATGCCGGCCGCTTCAGCTGTTGCAGCGGTTGCTCTCTCGCTTCTTCCTCCGGCCATCCTCTCCGGTCGGCTCAGAGTAATCGAACGACAAGGGCCCTGAGGAGTTGTAATTACAGTCGCAGCAAAGTAGTCTGTATGGCCCCAGAGGAAGAGAAGCTCACCCGGCGCAATCCCCTCGATTTTCCCATC GAGTGGGATAGGCCAAAGCCCGGTCGAAGACCAGATATATTTCCCCAGTTCAGTCCGATGAAGACTCCACTACCACCACCGCTGCCATATGATCCTCCAgaggaggatgaggaagaagaagagaagaaaggggaagaagaagaagaagatcccGAGAAGGAAGAGCCTGAGAAACCCGAGAAGCAGTAG
- the LOC116198783 gene encoding probable ubiquitin-conjugating enzyme E2 37, whose amino-acid sequence MAQAARLSLRMQKELKLLLSDPPPGACLPLLSLDSDLSSLSSIDADIEGPEDTVYAKGVFRIKIQIPERYPFQPPNVTFATPIYHPNIDSGGRICLDILNLPPKGSWQPSLNISTVLTSIGLLLSEPNPDDGLMCEASREYKYNRQAFDQKARSMTQKYARAGANVNKCSEPCIQLDPNLSMMEGARMPKEVRDENGEQKSVQKKLWGMSRKLSLDASSSVEKRDGDRDAEKRPNPHSFGFGCEGNLSIEGTKGEQRDNKETDTRGKLELGQTKQKLSIESRNDVVSKNSKGNVNDASDMRCEKVDFSARGRKLSLGLKGPLKRTEKDNKENIFPVGKLQLPRPANTFADCGIAKEFSLSPLTDLQEIERIEKNQAPFSGEKGCQDLLKSVEVDLHGAEETPTSDMVIVLDSEDSEDDDSGCSRRKGLLGRKRLKNWNSKA is encoded by the exons ATGGCGCAGGCGGCGAGGCTGAGCCTGAGGATGCAGAAGGAGCTGAAGCTTCTACTATCCGACCCTCCTCCCGGCGCGTGCCTCCCGCTTCTCTCCCTCGACTCCGACCTCTCCTCCCTTTCCTCCATCGACGCTG ATATTGAAGGGCCTGAGGATACTGTGTACGCTAAAGGGGTGTTCCGGATTAAGATTCAGATTCCTGAACG GTACCCGTTTCAGCCGCCAAATGTGACCTTTGCGACTCCGATTTACCATCCTAATATCGATAGTGGGGGAAGGATCTGCCTTGACATTCTCAATCTTCCTCCTAAA GGGTCGTGGCAACCTTCATTGAACATTTCGACTGTCTTAACAAGCATTGGGCTGTTACTCAGTGAACCTAATCCCGACGATGGTCTTATGTGTGAAGCA AGCAGGGAATACAAATACAACAGACAAGCTTTCGACCAGAAGGCGCGATCAATGACTCAGAAATATGCCAGGGCAGGAGCTAATGTGAATAAATGCAGTGAACCGTGTATTCAACTTGACCCGAATCTGAGCATG ATGGAAGGTGCACGGATGCCGAAGGAAGTGCGAGATGAAAACGGGGAACAGAAGTCTGTTCAAAAGAAGTTATGGGGGATGAGCCGGAAGCTGTCACTGGATGCTTCTAGCTCTGTTGAAAAAAGAGATGGCGATAGAGATGCAGAGAAGAGGCCTAATCCACATTCATTTGGCTTTGGTTGTGAAGGAAATTTGTCCATTGAAGGAACAAAAGGAGAGCAGAGAGATAATAAAGAGACAGATACTCGTGGAAAGTTAGAATTAGGTCAGACCAAGCAGAAGCTGTCAATCGAATCTCGCAATGATGTCGTGTCCAAAAATTCAAAGGGCAATGTGAATGATGCTTCTGATATGAGATGTGAGAAAGTGGATTTCAGTGCCAGAGGTAGGAAGCTTTCCTTGGGACTGAAGGGCCCATTGAAGAGAACGGAGAAGGACAATAAAGAAAACATCTTTCCAGTTGGGAAATTACAGCTTCCAAGACCGGCGAACACTTTTGCTGATTGTGGGATAGCTAAGGAGTTCTCACTCAGCCCTCTAACTGATCTGCAGGAGATTGAGAGGATCGAGAAAAATCAGGCACCTTTCTCCGGGGAGAAGGGATGCCAAGATTTGTTGAAGTCGGTGGAAGTAGATCTTCATGGAGCAGAAGAAACGCCCACATCAGACATGGTGATTGTGCTGGACAGCGAAGACAGTGAAGATGATGACAGTGGTTGTTCGAGGCGGAAAGGCTTGCTTGGAAGAAAGCGGCTGAAGAACTGGAACTCTAAAGCTTGA
- the LOC116198982 gene encoding indole-3-pyruvate monooxygenase YUCCA2-like, producing MDCYLKEVEGKRLHDRPVDSVMQTRRLACSLWIPDPIIVGAGASGLATAACLRRQGVPSLILERAPCTAALWRTKAYDRLRLHLPKHFCELPLLSFPDHFPTYPTKDQFLAYLDDYANQFGLRPVFNRTVTGAKFDRSLQAWTVKTLSSKGDDEVEYITKWLIVASGENAEEFVPKFDGMSEFGGKIIHTSSYKSGEMFKGKNVLIVGCGNSGMEVCLDLYNYGAQASIVVRDSVHVLPQEMLGRSTFGLSMWLLKWLSIKLVDQFLLLMSLFTLGDTAKYGFVRPKLGPLQLKNMTGKTPVLDVGTLSKIRSGDIKVYRGIKKFTHGAVEFVDGKVESFDAIIFATGYKSNVPSWLKDTDMFCEDGFPRKPFPEGWKGKSGLYAVGFTRRGLLGASIDARRVAEDIGKQWKAENKHVEVRSTYGQREG from the exons atGGACTGCTACCTGAAGGAAGTGGAAGGCAAGAGACTCCATGACCGCCCAGTCGATTCTGTGATGCAGACTAGGCGATTGGCATGTAGCCTGTGGATCCCGGACCCGATCATAGTCGGGGCAGGTGCCTCGGGCCTTGCCACTGCTGCCTGTCTGAGGCGCCAGGGTGTCCCGAGCCTGATCCTTGAGCGCGCCCCCTGCACGGCCGCACTGTGGCGGACAAAGGCCTATGACCGGCTCCGGCTCCACCTTCCCAAGCACTTCTGCGAGCTCCCTCTCTTATCGTTTCCTGACCACTTCCCAACCTACCCAACAAAGGACCAGTTCCTAGCCTATTTAGATGACTATGCGAATCAGTTTGGCCTCAGACCTGTCTTCAATCGGACCGTGACGGGCGCAAAGTTTGATCGGTCACTTCAGGCTTGGACGGTGAAAACTTTAAGCTCGAAGGGGGATGATGAGGTGGAGTACATTACTAAATGGTTGATCGTGGCGAGCGGGGAGAATGCTGAGGAGTTTGTGCCAAAGTTTGATGGGATGAGTGAGTTCGGGGGGAAGATCATCCACACGAGCTCGTACAAGAGCGGGGAAATGTTCAAAGGAAAGAACGTGTTGATAGTCGGCTGCGGGAACTCGGGTATGGAAGTTTGTTTGGATCTCTACAACTATGGGGCTCAAGCTTCGATTGTCGTCAGAGACTCG GTGCACGTTTTGCCTCAGGAAATGTTGGGAAGATCAACATTTGGACTGTCCATGTGGTTGCTCAAGTGGCTGTCCATAAAGCTAGTGGATCAATTCCTCTTGCTAATGTCGCTTTTCACGCTTGGGGACACGGCCAAGTATGGATTCGTCCGCCCAAAGCTTGGCCCTCTGCAGCTCAAGAACATGACTGGGAAAACACCCGTGCTGGATGTTGGGACACTGTCGAAGATTAGAAGTGGAGATATCAAG GTTTATCGCGGAATAAAGAAGTTCACACATGGTGCCGTGGAGTTCGTGGATGGGAAGGTTGAGAGTTTCGATGCAATCATCTTTGCTACTGGTTACAAAAGCAATGTACCATCTTGGTTGAAG GATACTGATATGTTCTGCGAGGATGGGTTTCCAAGGAAGCCATTCCCAGAAGGGTGGAAAGGGAAGAGCGGCTTATACGCTGTGGGATTCACCAGACGTGGCCTTCTTGGGGCTTCCATAGATGCAAGGAGGGTTGCTGAagacattgggaagcaatgGAAGGCAGAAAACAAGCACGTTGAAGTACGGTCGACATATGGGCAACGAGAAGGATAG
- the LOC116199193 gene encoding floricaula/leafy homolog has translation MDPGDQHHHHHHHHHQAIFTASLFKWPDPNRLLEPVPPPHPLALPQPLSPPPPPLPPPPQPPGMVGMEELFQAYGIRYFTAAKIAELGFTVNTLIDMKEEELDDMMNSLSQIFRYELLVGERYGIKSAVRAERRRLLHPASDGTATVMDALSQEGLSEEPVQQENNGAVEGAADVGGDGVIGKKLARQRRNRRRRPRRRRGDNEEDDDDEDDDEEEEDQYRRQREHPFIVTEPGEVARGKKNGLDYLFHLYDQCREFLIQVQNIAKERGEKCPTKVTNQVFRYAKKAGASYINKPKMRHYVHCYALHCLDEEASNALRRAFKERGENVGAWRQACYRPLVAIAAREGSWDIDAVFNSHPRLVVWYVPTRLRQLCHAERSRLCTSAASSSVSGGGTTAATQHHHHHQQQHQHQHIPPY, from the exons ATGGATCCAGGAGATCagcaccaccaccaccaccaccatcaccaCCAGGCCATATTCACGGCCAGCCTGTTCAAGTGGCCGGACCCCAACCGGCTGCTGGAGCCAGTCCCGCCACCGCATCCCCTAGCCCTGCCGCAGCCCCTttcccctcctcctccgccaCTGCCGCCTCCCCCGCAGCCCCCGGGGATGGTGGGGATGGAGGAGCTCTTCCAGGCCTACGGGATCAGGTACTTCACGGCTGCGAAGATCGCTGAGCTCGGGTTCACCGTGAACACCCTCATCGACATGAAGGAAGAGGAGCTTGACGACATGATGAACAGCCTCAGTCAAATATTCCGTTATGAGCTTCTTGTCGGAGAAAG GTACGGCATAAAATCTGCTGTCAGGGCCGAGCGTAGGCGGCTTCTCCACCCCGCCTCCGACGGCACCGCCACGGTGATGGATGCCCTCTCGCAGGAAGGCCTCTCGGAGGAGCCAGTTCAGCAAGAGAATAATGGGGCAGTGGAAGGTGCGGCTGATGTTGGCGGTGATGGGGTCATAGGGAAGAAGCTAGCACGACAGAGGAGAAACAGGCGGAGGAGGCCGAGGAGACGGAGAGGCGACAACGAGGAGGATGACGACGATGAGGACGACgatgaagaggaggaagatcAGTATAGGAGGCAGAGGGAGCATCCGTTCATTGTGACAGAGCCCGGGGAGGTGGCCCGTGGCAAGAAGAACGGCCTTGATTACCTCTTCCACCTCTACGATCAGTGCCGAGAATTCCTCATCCAAGTCCAGAACATTGCCAAAGAGCGTGGCGAAAAATGCCCCACGAAG GTGACAAATCAGGTGTTTCGGTATGCGAAGAAGGCAGGAGCGAGCTACATCAACAAGCCAAAGATGAGGCACTACGTTCACTGCTACGCGTTGCACTGCCTAGACGAGGAGGCCTCGAATGCTCTGAGGCGGGCGTTCAAGGAGAGAGGGGAGAACGTCGGGGCTTGGAGGCAAGCCTGCTACAGGCCGCTTGTGGCCATTGCAGCCCGTGAGGGCTCGTGGGACATCGATGCTGTCTTTAACTCTCATCCCCGCCTTGTCGTCTGGTACGTCCCTACAAGGCTCCGCCAACTCTGCCATGCCGAGCGAAGCCGCCTCTGCACCTCCGCTGCTTCCAGCTCGGTCTCCGGCGGAGGGACAACTGCAGCCACTCAACAccaccatcatcatcaacaGCAGCATCAGCACCAACATATTCCGCCATACTAA